Sequence from the Thermocladium sp. ECH_B genome:
GTGTCTGCCCCCATATTGACGTATCCCAATATCGGTATGGTAACATTAACCGTGGAGTTCAAGTTAAGGAATTGCCGAGGTATCTTGGTTACATTGATTAATCGAGTTAAGTTACGGGTTGCTTGAATGAATTCCTGGAATGCTGGATTTAGAATTGCATAGTATAGTTTAATCCTCATTATGTATATGCCGTCCACAGCCCTTGGATTTATATTGATCAATAAAGTGACGTTTACGGAGGAACCCGCCGGTATTGCCGGTATCGTCAAATTGGTCTTATTTATGTAAGTATATGAACCGAAGGGGAAGGAGTATAGGGGCTTCACCGTGACGTTAAGGAGGGGCATTTCCCCATTATTTATTATGGTGAGCGTGAGGGGAACCCCGGTTTCCCCCGGCGCAATCAAGGCTGGATGAGCCACCACATAAATTGCCCCTGCCTCGGTTGCTGCGCTGATTAATATTATTGCCATTGCCAATAGTAGTACCTTGTATCCATTCATGAATCGAAATCGATATCTATTCCATTTAAAAACTTTTCGCCTAACCCACGCCAAACTCTATATAATATTAATCCAAATATGCAGAAATGAGGCCATATGATGGAAAGAATGGCAAGCCTCGCCTTTAGGATGAGGATGAGGTCAGTTGCCTCCCCTTAGGGCGGTAATTATCTTATCGGGGTAATCGCTTGTAACGTCATCCACACCCATGACGGCCAGCCTCTTTGCGTCTTGTTCATCGTTTACGGTCCATGAACCCACCATCAATCCATTGGCGTGGGCCTCCTTTATCCCCCTCTCATCAATTAATTCATGTGCTGCATGAAGCCATTGCGCCCGCAGCTTCTTGGCCGACTCAATGAACCACCTAATGCGGCCAACGAATATTAATCCAATGCTTACCCCCTCATCCAGCTCCCTAACTGTTTCCAACGCATCGAAATCGAAAGATATTATTTGGGCATCCACGCCGTGTTTCCTCACTAGTTCAATTACCTTTTTCTCTATCCCAGGGTATTGATCGCTGCCCCGCTTGATCTCAACCTTATACTTCACGCTGCGGCCCATCGTGGTGAAAACCTCATCAAGCGTGGGTATCCGGGTCCCCCTCCACTTATCCCCAAACTTTATGCCGGCATCCAGCCTCCTCAATTCATTAAGCGTTAATCCGGAGACAGCTCCATCTCCATTTGTGGTTCTATTCAGCGTGGCATCATGAATCACGATGACCTCGCCATCCTTGCTTAGATGAACATCGAGCTCAACGCCATCAACCCCCATCTCCCGAGCCAGGGAAAATGATGGCAATGTATTTTCAGGTGCGTATCCCCTCGCGCCCCTATGCCCATAAATAAGCATAGTTAAGCCAAACGCGTTATGCAATAAAAATATTGTGAATATTAGTATTCCAATTCTTCATCCAAATCCTTAAACCAGAGGGTTTTCCCCTCGTTTTTCGAATTTAGGGATGCATCTGCTAAAGTTTAAATATGTGAAGCCGAAATAAGGATTGTTGGGGATTCCCCGTGTCAGCTAGGCTAGATAACGGGATGTGCATTGGGTATAAGTGCCAGTACTTTTCATGCACTCAACACGCGTTGAAAGTCGTTAGGCGGGGCAATGAATTGATATCCATGTGCCTCCTCGCAAAGGAACCAAACGGCACTTACGGTCCCTGCATTGGGTATAAGTGCCAGTACTCCCTATGTAATGCGCATGTCATGGATCCAAAGGGCAAGTGCCTCCTCGAGAGGGAGAGGCCGAAGACTCTTGACTTGATTAAGGAAGCAAATAACTTGGATAAGCAGTACTCCAAGATAAAGGGCCACCTGAAGAAGATGGGCATGGATGATTATATATGATTTACGGCGTGGTGCTGGCGGCCGGCCTCGGCGAGCGATTACGCCCACTCACGCTTAGCATTCCCAAGCCTCTTCTTCCCACGATTGATGGCCCGGTAATGATGGGGGCAATAAGGAAACTGCTTCGCATTAATGCCAAGACATATGTAGTGCTTCACTATATGGCTGACCTAGCGATACCGGCGGGGAAATCCATAGGCAAATCCATGAATGCCGATATTGGGATAGTGGTTCACGATAAGTTAATGGGGACGGCCGGTCACTTGGGTTTTCTTAAGGGAACGGTGAATGATGATGATGTCGTGATAGTCGCGAATGGGGACATAGTGATGGATGAGGGCTTCGAGGGAATGCTTTCCCACCACTTGGAGAAGGGGTGGGACATGACGATAATGGTGACCAGGGTGAAGCAGCAGGTGCGTTTTGGGGTTCTGGAGCTTGATGAGAATGGCGAATTAATTAAGTGGAGCGAGAAACCCATCCTCGAGTTCCCCATATCGGCCGG
This genomic interval carries:
- a CDS encoding glycerophosphodiester phosphodiesterase, whose product is MLIYGHRGARGYAPENTLPSFSLAREMGVDGVELDVHLSKDGEVIVIHDATLNRTTNGDGAVSGLTLNELRRLDAGIKFGDKWRGTRIPTLDEVFTTMGRSVKYKVEIKRGSDQYPGIEKKVIELVRKHGVDAQIISFDFDALETVRELDEGVSIGLIFVGRIRWFIESAKKLRAQWLHAAHELIDERGIKEAHANGLMVGSWTVNDEQDAKRLAVMGVDDVTSDYPDKIITALRGGN